The following proteins are co-located in the Primulina tabacum isolate GXHZ01 chromosome 11, ASM2559414v2, whole genome shotgun sequence genome:
- the LOC142518064 gene encoding uncharacterized protein LOC142518064 isoform X5 yields MSGFGISEFEDSLWDEFFQFDQMVPNDELECSNDHFPWHDNLRYTLCEVNCNSSHSENGSVSRCDDLGRKQGGCSSLHDKCSSMSDTDSWSCKRSAMFPFSSESDLMDESSSVAFDDTRSSCCAFKIDSADSQGGNFPENVTYLGDRRTPVDNQSETTHQESSFDSFENIDSADFFSGVCPDIQSFEDVEMLFRSPDSTFGVGVDEDELSWLSPDNDGGGFRFEFSCPKSSMDANMSVDRDSLKSYLADDPVMSSAPIKFEDSSCTLGKSNSNTPFVIVPATADSKDGFIPRDERVGINDILRPSISTNSHSKTSSGGAIDEPKKQYKPLNQLKGIRKKHNSGKGSCRNPSNLPIKFIQVHSAATSYEGPSAHLQPQQNQALGLLNRISGAPLEKNNLPDQTSANQSPSAVKWIENIEKQHNNQGNQSSVNKSLKDANTMGQTYESGSPSVEKQVHLCGDKIKDTIDADGVSMVNPSKLGSSIVQESSTRSLDEISPEAASFCQLQLVMEWLDFRTRLSIRDGLYRLAQGAEQRHDHVNLCYSSGVGKTSSGLLIDEETNKCTSFPNMEAGSNPIDRSIAHLLFHRPSESCAIPAHD; encoded by the exons TTCGAAGACTCGCTTTGGGATGAATTTTTTCAGTTTGATCAAATGGTGCCCAATGACGAGTTGGAATGTTCcaatgatcatttcccatggcATGACAACCTGAGATATACTCTGTGTGAGGTAAATTGTAATTCAAGTCATTCCGAGAATGGATCTGTTTCTAGATGCGACGATCTGGGAAGAAAACAGGGTGGATGTTCAAGTCTGCATGATAAATGCAGTTCTATGTCAGACACAGATTCATGGTCCTGTAAACGAAGTGCCATGTTTCCTTTTTCATCTGAAAGTGACTTGATGGACGAATCATCAAGTGTAGCTTTTGATGATACCAGGTCATCATGCTGTGCTTTTAAAATCGATAGTGCAGATTCTCAGGGTGGTAACTTTCCTGAGAACGTGACCTATCTCGGTGACAGGAGAACCCCTGTGGATAACCAATCTGAAACAACTCACCAAGAAAGCAGTTTCGATTCCTTTGAGAACATAGATTCTGCTGATTTCTTCTCTGGTGTTTGTCCCGATATACAAAGCTTTGAAGATGTTGAGATGCTGTTTAG AAGTCCCGATTCAACATTTGGTGTTGGAGTCGATGAAGATGAGTTGAGTTGGTTATCACCAGATAATGATGGAGGAGGATTTAGATTCGAGTTTTCATGTCCCAAGTCAAGTATGGATGCAAATATGTCAGTAGACAGAGACTCCTTAAAGAGCTATTTGGCCGATGATCCTGTCATGTCAAGTGCACCCATTAAGTTCGAAGACAGTTCTTGTACGTTGGGAAAATCCAATTCCAATACTCCTTTTGTCATTGTACCTGCTACGGCTGATAGCAAGGATGGATTTATCCCTAGAGATGAG AGGGTAGGAATCAACGATATACTCCGTCCAAGTATTTCGACTAACAGTCATTCCAAAACCAGCAGTGGTGGAGCG ATTGATGAACCTAAAAAGCAGTACAAGCCACTGAACCAGCTGAAGGGCATTAGAAAAAAACATAATTCTGGTAAAGGTAGTTGCAGAAATCCGAGTAACCTTCCAATCAAATTCATTCAAGTCCATTCTGCGGCCACTTCTTATGAGGGTCCATCCGCACACTTGCAACCGCAACAGAACCAAGCTCTGGGTTTACTGAATCGAATCTCTGGTGCGCCATtagagaaaaataatttaccaGATCAGACTTCAGCAAATCAATCACCCTCTGCTGTCAAAT GGATTGAAAACATAGAAAAGCAACATAACAATCAAGGTAATCAATCTTCTGTGAACAAGAGTCTTAAAGATGCAAATACAATGGGGCAGACCTATGAAAGTGGTTCTCCATCAGTAGAGAAGCAAGTTCATCTTTGTGGAGACAAAATTAAAGATACTATTGATGCTGATGGAGTCAGCATGGTGAATCCGTCGAAATTAGGCTCTTCAATTGTACAAGAAAGCTCGACGCGGAGTTTGGATGAAATTTCCCCAGAAGCAGCTAGTTTTTGCCAGCTTCAGCTCGTCATGGAATGG TTGGATTTCAGAACGAGGCTGAGCATAAGGGATGGTTTGTACCGTTTGGCTCAAGGTGCTGAACAGAGGCATGACCATGTAAATCTATGTTATAGTTCAGGTGTTGGAAAAACTTCCAGTGGATTACTCATCGATGAAGAAACAAATAA GTGCACCAGTTTCCCAAATATGGAAGCAGGTTCAAATCCTATTGATCGTTCCATAGCACACTTGTTGTTTCACCGTCCATCAGAGTCGTGCGCAATACCTGCTCATGACTAA
- the LOC142518064 gene encoding uncharacterized protein LOC142518064 isoform X3, with protein MSGFGISEFEDSLWDEFFQFDQMVPNDELECSNDHFPWHDNLRYTLCEVNCNSSHSENGSVSRCDDLGRKQGGCSSLHDKCSSMSDTDSWSCKRSAMFPFSSESDLMDESSSVAFDDTRSSCCAFKIDSADSQGGNFPENVTYLGDRRTPVDNQSETTHQESSFDSFENIDSADFFSGVCPDIQSFEDVEMLFSPDSTFGVGVDEDELSWLSPDNDGGGFRFEFSCPKSSMDANMSVDRDSLKSYLADDPVMSSAPIKFEDSSCTLGKSNSNTPFVIVPATADSKDGFIPRDERVGINDILRPSISTNSHSKTSSGGAIDEPKKQYKPLNQLKGIRKKHNSGKGSCRNPSNLPIKFIQVHSAATSYEGPSAHLQPQQNQALGLLNRISGAPLEKNNLPDQTSANQSPSAVKCKAGIENIEKQHNNQGNQSSVNKSLKDANTMGQTYESGSPSVEKQVHLCGDKIKDTIDADGVSMVNPSKLGSSIVQESSTRSLDEISPEAASFCQLQLVMEWLDFRTRLSIRDGLYRLAQGAEQRHDHVNLCYSSGVGKTSSGLLIDEETNKCTSFPNMEAGSNPIDRSIAHLLFHRPSESCAIPAHD; from the exons TTCGAAGACTCGCTTTGGGATGAATTTTTTCAGTTTGATCAAATGGTGCCCAATGACGAGTTGGAATGTTCcaatgatcatttcccatggcATGACAACCTGAGATATACTCTGTGTGAGGTAAATTGTAATTCAAGTCATTCCGAGAATGGATCTGTTTCTAGATGCGACGATCTGGGAAGAAAACAGGGTGGATGTTCAAGTCTGCATGATAAATGCAGTTCTATGTCAGACACAGATTCATGGTCCTGTAAACGAAGTGCCATGTTTCCTTTTTCATCTGAAAGTGACTTGATGGACGAATCATCAAGTGTAGCTTTTGATGATACCAGGTCATCATGCTGTGCTTTTAAAATCGATAGTGCAGATTCTCAGGGTGGTAACTTTCCTGAGAACGTGACCTATCTCGGTGACAGGAGAACCCCTGTGGATAACCAATCTGAAACAACTCACCAAGAAAGCAGTTTCGATTCCTTTGAGAACATAGATTCTGCTGATTTCTTCTCTGGTGTTTGTCCCGATATACAAAGCTTTGAAGATGTTGAGATGCTGTTTAG TCCCGATTCAACATTTGGTGTTGGAGTCGATGAAGATGAGTTGAGTTGGTTATCACCAGATAATGATGGAGGAGGATTTAGATTCGAGTTTTCATGTCCCAAGTCAAGTATGGATGCAAATATGTCAGTAGACAGAGACTCCTTAAAGAGCTATTTGGCCGATGATCCTGTCATGTCAAGTGCACCCATTAAGTTCGAAGACAGTTCTTGTACGTTGGGAAAATCCAATTCCAATACTCCTTTTGTCATTGTACCTGCTACGGCTGATAGCAAGGATGGATTTATCCCTAGAGATGAG AGGGTAGGAATCAACGATATACTCCGTCCAAGTATTTCGACTAACAGTCATTCCAAAACCAGCAGTGGTGGAGCG ATTGATGAACCTAAAAAGCAGTACAAGCCACTGAACCAGCTGAAGGGCATTAGAAAAAAACATAATTCTGGTAAAGGTAGTTGCAGAAATCCGAGTAACCTTCCAATCAAATTCATTCAAGTCCATTCTGCGGCCACTTCTTATGAGGGTCCATCCGCACACTTGCAACCGCAACAGAACCAAGCTCTGGGTTTACTGAATCGAATCTCTGGTGCGCCATtagagaaaaataatttaccaGATCAGACTTCAGCAAATCAATCACCCTCTGCTGTCAAATGTAAGG CAGGGATTGAAAACATAGAAAAGCAACATAACAATCAAGGTAATCAATCTTCTGTGAACAAGAGTCTTAAAGATGCAAATACAATGGGGCAGACCTATGAAAGTGGTTCTCCATCAGTAGAGAAGCAAGTTCATCTTTGTGGAGACAAAATTAAAGATACTATTGATGCTGATGGAGTCAGCATGGTGAATCCGTCGAAATTAGGCTCTTCAATTGTACAAGAAAGCTCGACGCGGAGTTTGGATGAAATTTCCCCAGAAGCAGCTAGTTTTTGCCAGCTTCAGCTCGTCATGGAATGG TTGGATTTCAGAACGAGGCTGAGCATAAGGGATGGTTTGTACCGTTTGGCTCAAGGTGCTGAACAGAGGCATGACCATGTAAATCTATGTTATAGTTCAGGTGTTGGAAAAACTTCCAGTGGATTACTCATCGATGAAGAAACAAATAA GTGCACCAGTTTCCCAAATATGGAAGCAGGTTCAAATCCTATTGATCGTTCCATAGCACACTTGTTGTTTCACCGTCCATCAGAGTCGTGCGCAATACCTGCTCATGACTAA
- the LOC142518064 gene encoding uncharacterized protein LOC142518064 isoform X6, whose amino-acid sequence MKFEDSLWDEFFQFDQMVPNDELECSNDHFPWHDNLRYTLCEVNCNSSHSENGSVSRCDDLGRKQGGCSSLHDKCSSMSDTDSWSCKRSAMFPFSSESDLMDESSSVAFDDTRSSCCAFKIDSADSQGGNFPENVTYLGDRRTPVDNQSETTHQESSFDSFENIDSADFFSGVCPDIQSFEDVEMLFRSPDSTFGVGVDEDELSWLSPDNDGGGFRFEFSCPKSSMDANMSVDRDSLKSYLADDPVMSSAPIKFEDSSCTLGKSNSNTPFVIVPATADSKDGFIPRDERVGINDILRPSISTNSHSKTSSGGAIDEPKKQYKPLNQLKGIRKKHNSGKGSCRNPSNLPIKFIQVHSAATSYEGPSAHLQPQQNQALGLLNRISGAPLEKNNLPDQTSANQSPSAVKCKAGIENIEKQHNNQGNQSSVNKSLKDANTMGQTYESGSPSVEKQVHLCGDKIKDTIDADGVSMVNPSKLGSSIVQESSTRSLDEISPEAASFCQLQLVMEWLDFRTRLSIRDGLYRLAQGAEQRHDHVNLCYSSGVGKTSSGLLIDEETNKCTSFPNMEAGSNPIDRSIAHLLFHRPSESCAIPAHD is encoded by the exons ATGAAG TTCGAAGACTCGCTTTGGGATGAATTTTTTCAGTTTGATCAAATGGTGCCCAATGACGAGTTGGAATGTTCcaatgatcatttcccatggcATGACAACCTGAGATATACTCTGTGTGAGGTAAATTGTAATTCAAGTCATTCCGAGAATGGATCTGTTTCTAGATGCGACGATCTGGGAAGAAAACAGGGTGGATGTTCAAGTCTGCATGATAAATGCAGTTCTATGTCAGACACAGATTCATGGTCCTGTAAACGAAGTGCCATGTTTCCTTTTTCATCTGAAAGTGACTTGATGGACGAATCATCAAGTGTAGCTTTTGATGATACCAGGTCATCATGCTGTGCTTTTAAAATCGATAGTGCAGATTCTCAGGGTGGTAACTTTCCTGAGAACGTGACCTATCTCGGTGACAGGAGAACCCCTGTGGATAACCAATCTGAAACAACTCACCAAGAAAGCAGTTTCGATTCCTTTGAGAACATAGATTCTGCTGATTTCTTCTCTGGTGTTTGTCCCGATATACAAAGCTTTGAAGATGTTGAGATGCTGTTTAG AAGTCCCGATTCAACATTTGGTGTTGGAGTCGATGAAGATGAGTTGAGTTGGTTATCACCAGATAATGATGGAGGAGGATTTAGATTCGAGTTTTCATGTCCCAAGTCAAGTATGGATGCAAATATGTCAGTAGACAGAGACTCCTTAAAGAGCTATTTGGCCGATGATCCTGTCATGTCAAGTGCACCCATTAAGTTCGAAGACAGTTCTTGTACGTTGGGAAAATCCAATTCCAATACTCCTTTTGTCATTGTACCTGCTACGGCTGATAGCAAGGATGGATTTATCCCTAGAGATGAG AGGGTAGGAATCAACGATATACTCCGTCCAAGTATTTCGACTAACAGTCATTCCAAAACCAGCAGTGGTGGAGCG ATTGATGAACCTAAAAAGCAGTACAAGCCACTGAACCAGCTGAAGGGCATTAGAAAAAAACATAATTCTGGTAAAGGTAGTTGCAGAAATCCGAGTAACCTTCCAATCAAATTCATTCAAGTCCATTCTGCGGCCACTTCTTATGAGGGTCCATCCGCACACTTGCAACCGCAACAGAACCAAGCTCTGGGTTTACTGAATCGAATCTCTGGTGCGCCATtagagaaaaataatttaccaGATCAGACTTCAGCAAATCAATCACCCTCTGCTGTCAAATGTAAGG CAGGGATTGAAAACATAGAAAAGCAACATAACAATCAAGGTAATCAATCTTCTGTGAACAAGAGTCTTAAAGATGCAAATACAATGGGGCAGACCTATGAAAGTGGTTCTCCATCAGTAGAGAAGCAAGTTCATCTTTGTGGAGACAAAATTAAAGATACTATTGATGCTGATGGAGTCAGCATGGTGAATCCGTCGAAATTAGGCTCTTCAATTGTACAAGAAAGCTCGACGCGGAGTTTGGATGAAATTTCCCCAGAAGCAGCTAGTTTTTGCCAGCTTCAGCTCGTCATGGAATGG TTGGATTTCAGAACGAGGCTGAGCATAAGGGATGGTTTGTACCGTTTGGCTCAAGGTGCTGAACAGAGGCATGACCATGTAAATCTATGTTATAGTTCAGGTGTTGGAAAAACTTCCAGTGGATTACTCATCGATGAAGAAACAAATAA GTGCACCAGTTTCCCAAATATGGAAGCAGGTTCAAATCCTATTGATCGTTCCATAGCACACTTGTTGTTTCACCGTCCATCAGAGTCGTGCGCAATACCTGCTCATGACTAA
- the LOC142518064 gene encoding uncharacterized protein LOC142518064 isoform X2 — translation MSGFGISEFEDSLWDEFFQFDQMVPNDELECSNDHFPWHDNLRYTLCEVNCNSSHSENGSVSRCDDLGRKQGGCSSLHDKCSSMSDTDSWSCKRSAMFPFSSESDLMDESSSVAFDDTRSSCCAFKIDSADSQGGNFPENVTYLGDRRTPVDNQSETTHQESSFDSFENIDSADFFSGVCPDIQSFEDVEMLFRSPDSTFGVGVDEDELSWLSPDNDGGGFRFEFSCPKSSMDANMSVDRDSLKSYLADDPVMSSAPIKFEDSSCTLGKSNSNTPFVIVPATADSKDGFIPRDERVGINDILRPSISTNSHSKTSSGGAIDEPKKQYKPLNQLKGIRKKHNSGKGSCRNPSNLPIKFIQVHSAATSYEGPSAHLQPQQNQALGLLNRISGAPLEKNNLPDQTSANQSPSAVKCKGIENIEKQHNNQGNQSSVNKSLKDANTMGQTYESGSPSVEKQVHLCGDKIKDTIDADGVSMVNPSKLGSSIVQESSTRSLDEISPEAASFCQLQLVMEWLDFRTRLSIRDGLYRLAQGAEQRHDHVNLCYSSGVGKTSSGLLIDEETNKCTSFPNMEAGSNPIDRSIAHLLFHRPSESCAIPAHD, via the exons TTCGAAGACTCGCTTTGGGATGAATTTTTTCAGTTTGATCAAATGGTGCCCAATGACGAGTTGGAATGTTCcaatgatcatttcccatggcATGACAACCTGAGATATACTCTGTGTGAGGTAAATTGTAATTCAAGTCATTCCGAGAATGGATCTGTTTCTAGATGCGACGATCTGGGAAGAAAACAGGGTGGATGTTCAAGTCTGCATGATAAATGCAGTTCTATGTCAGACACAGATTCATGGTCCTGTAAACGAAGTGCCATGTTTCCTTTTTCATCTGAAAGTGACTTGATGGACGAATCATCAAGTGTAGCTTTTGATGATACCAGGTCATCATGCTGTGCTTTTAAAATCGATAGTGCAGATTCTCAGGGTGGTAACTTTCCTGAGAACGTGACCTATCTCGGTGACAGGAGAACCCCTGTGGATAACCAATCTGAAACAACTCACCAAGAAAGCAGTTTCGATTCCTTTGAGAACATAGATTCTGCTGATTTCTTCTCTGGTGTTTGTCCCGATATACAAAGCTTTGAAGATGTTGAGATGCTGTTTAG AAGTCCCGATTCAACATTTGGTGTTGGAGTCGATGAAGATGAGTTGAGTTGGTTATCACCAGATAATGATGGAGGAGGATTTAGATTCGAGTTTTCATGTCCCAAGTCAAGTATGGATGCAAATATGTCAGTAGACAGAGACTCCTTAAAGAGCTATTTGGCCGATGATCCTGTCATGTCAAGTGCACCCATTAAGTTCGAAGACAGTTCTTGTACGTTGGGAAAATCCAATTCCAATACTCCTTTTGTCATTGTACCTGCTACGGCTGATAGCAAGGATGGATTTATCCCTAGAGATGAG AGGGTAGGAATCAACGATATACTCCGTCCAAGTATTTCGACTAACAGTCATTCCAAAACCAGCAGTGGTGGAGCG ATTGATGAACCTAAAAAGCAGTACAAGCCACTGAACCAGCTGAAGGGCATTAGAAAAAAACATAATTCTGGTAAAGGTAGTTGCAGAAATCCGAGTAACCTTCCAATCAAATTCATTCAAGTCCATTCTGCGGCCACTTCTTATGAGGGTCCATCCGCACACTTGCAACCGCAACAGAACCAAGCTCTGGGTTTACTGAATCGAATCTCTGGTGCGCCATtagagaaaaataatttaccaGATCAGACTTCAGCAAATCAATCACCCTCTGCTGTCAAATGTAAGG GGATTGAAAACATAGAAAAGCAACATAACAATCAAGGTAATCAATCTTCTGTGAACAAGAGTCTTAAAGATGCAAATACAATGGGGCAGACCTATGAAAGTGGTTCTCCATCAGTAGAGAAGCAAGTTCATCTTTGTGGAGACAAAATTAAAGATACTATTGATGCTGATGGAGTCAGCATGGTGAATCCGTCGAAATTAGGCTCTTCAATTGTACAAGAAAGCTCGACGCGGAGTTTGGATGAAATTTCCCCAGAAGCAGCTAGTTTTTGCCAGCTTCAGCTCGTCATGGAATGG TTGGATTTCAGAACGAGGCTGAGCATAAGGGATGGTTTGTACCGTTTGGCTCAAGGTGCTGAACAGAGGCATGACCATGTAAATCTATGTTATAGTTCAGGTGTTGGAAAAACTTCCAGTGGATTACTCATCGATGAAGAAACAAATAA GTGCACCAGTTTCCCAAATATGGAAGCAGGTTCAAATCCTATTGATCGTTCCATAGCACACTTGTTGTTTCACCGTCCATCAGAGTCGTGCGCAATACCTGCTCATGACTAA
- the LOC142518064 gene encoding uncharacterized protein LOC142518064 isoform X1 — protein sequence MSGFGISEFEDSLWDEFFQFDQMVPNDELECSNDHFPWHDNLRYTLCEVNCNSSHSENGSVSRCDDLGRKQGGCSSLHDKCSSMSDTDSWSCKRSAMFPFSSESDLMDESSSVAFDDTRSSCCAFKIDSADSQGGNFPENVTYLGDRRTPVDNQSETTHQESSFDSFENIDSADFFSGVCPDIQSFEDVEMLFRSPDSTFGVGVDEDELSWLSPDNDGGGFRFEFSCPKSSMDANMSVDRDSLKSYLADDPVMSSAPIKFEDSSCTLGKSNSNTPFVIVPATADSKDGFIPRDERVGINDILRPSISTNSHSKTSSGGAIDEPKKQYKPLNQLKGIRKKHNSGKGSCRNPSNLPIKFIQVHSAATSYEGPSAHLQPQQNQALGLLNRISGAPLEKNNLPDQTSANQSPSAVKCKAGIENIEKQHNNQGNQSSVNKSLKDANTMGQTYESGSPSVEKQVHLCGDKIKDTIDADGVSMVNPSKLGSSIVQESSTRSLDEISPEAASFCQLQLVMEWLDFRTRLSIRDGLYRLAQGAEQRHDHVNLCYSSGVGKTSSGLLIDEETNKCTSFPNMEAGSNPIDRSIAHLLFHRPSESCAIPAHD from the exons TTCGAAGACTCGCTTTGGGATGAATTTTTTCAGTTTGATCAAATGGTGCCCAATGACGAGTTGGAATGTTCcaatgatcatttcccatggcATGACAACCTGAGATATACTCTGTGTGAGGTAAATTGTAATTCAAGTCATTCCGAGAATGGATCTGTTTCTAGATGCGACGATCTGGGAAGAAAACAGGGTGGATGTTCAAGTCTGCATGATAAATGCAGTTCTATGTCAGACACAGATTCATGGTCCTGTAAACGAAGTGCCATGTTTCCTTTTTCATCTGAAAGTGACTTGATGGACGAATCATCAAGTGTAGCTTTTGATGATACCAGGTCATCATGCTGTGCTTTTAAAATCGATAGTGCAGATTCTCAGGGTGGTAACTTTCCTGAGAACGTGACCTATCTCGGTGACAGGAGAACCCCTGTGGATAACCAATCTGAAACAACTCACCAAGAAAGCAGTTTCGATTCCTTTGAGAACATAGATTCTGCTGATTTCTTCTCTGGTGTTTGTCCCGATATACAAAGCTTTGAAGATGTTGAGATGCTGTTTAG AAGTCCCGATTCAACATTTGGTGTTGGAGTCGATGAAGATGAGTTGAGTTGGTTATCACCAGATAATGATGGAGGAGGATTTAGATTCGAGTTTTCATGTCCCAAGTCAAGTATGGATGCAAATATGTCAGTAGACAGAGACTCCTTAAAGAGCTATTTGGCCGATGATCCTGTCATGTCAAGTGCACCCATTAAGTTCGAAGACAGTTCTTGTACGTTGGGAAAATCCAATTCCAATACTCCTTTTGTCATTGTACCTGCTACGGCTGATAGCAAGGATGGATTTATCCCTAGAGATGAG AGGGTAGGAATCAACGATATACTCCGTCCAAGTATTTCGACTAACAGTCATTCCAAAACCAGCAGTGGTGGAGCG ATTGATGAACCTAAAAAGCAGTACAAGCCACTGAACCAGCTGAAGGGCATTAGAAAAAAACATAATTCTGGTAAAGGTAGTTGCAGAAATCCGAGTAACCTTCCAATCAAATTCATTCAAGTCCATTCTGCGGCCACTTCTTATGAGGGTCCATCCGCACACTTGCAACCGCAACAGAACCAAGCTCTGGGTTTACTGAATCGAATCTCTGGTGCGCCATtagagaaaaataatttaccaGATCAGACTTCAGCAAATCAATCACCCTCTGCTGTCAAATGTAAGG CAGGGATTGAAAACATAGAAAAGCAACATAACAATCAAGGTAATCAATCTTCTGTGAACAAGAGTCTTAAAGATGCAAATACAATGGGGCAGACCTATGAAAGTGGTTCTCCATCAGTAGAGAAGCAAGTTCATCTTTGTGGAGACAAAATTAAAGATACTATTGATGCTGATGGAGTCAGCATGGTGAATCCGTCGAAATTAGGCTCTTCAATTGTACAAGAAAGCTCGACGCGGAGTTTGGATGAAATTTCCCCAGAAGCAGCTAGTTTTTGCCAGCTTCAGCTCGTCATGGAATGG TTGGATTTCAGAACGAGGCTGAGCATAAGGGATGGTTTGTACCGTTTGGCTCAAGGTGCTGAACAGAGGCATGACCATGTAAATCTATGTTATAGTTCAGGTGTTGGAAAAACTTCCAGTGGATTACTCATCGATGAAGAAACAAATAA GTGCACCAGTTTCCCAAATATGGAAGCAGGTTCAAATCCTATTGATCGTTCCATAGCACACTTGTTGTTTCACCGTCCATCAGAGTCGTGCGCAATACCTGCTCATGACTAA
- the LOC142518064 gene encoding uncharacterized protein LOC142518064 isoform X4: protein MSGFGISEFEDSLWDEFFQFDQMVPNDELECSNDHFPWHDNLRYTLCEVNCNSSHSENGSVSRCDDLGRKQGGCSSLHDKCSSMSDTDSWSCKRSAMFPFSSESDLMDESSSVAFDDTRSSCCAFKIDSADSQGGNFPENVTYLGDRRTPVDNQSETTHQESSFDSFENIDSADFFSGVCPDIQSFEDVEMLFRSPDSTFGVGVDEDELSWLSPDNDGGGFRFEFSCPKSSMDANMSVDRDSLKSYLADDPVMSSAPIKFEDSSCTLGKSNSNTPFVIVPATADSKDGFIPRDERVGINDILRPSISTNSHSKTSSGGAIDEPKKQYKPLNQLKGIRKKHNSGKGSCRNPSNLPIKFIQVHSAATSYEGPSAHLQPQQNQALGLLNRISGAPLEKNNLPDQTSANQSPSAVKSGIENIEKQHNNQGNQSSVNKSLKDANTMGQTYESGSPSVEKQVHLCGDKIKDTIDADGVSMVNPSKLGSSIVQESSTRSLDEISPEAASFCQLQLVMEWLDFRTRLSIRDGLYRLAQGAEQRHDHVNLCYSSGVGKTSSGLLIDEETNKCTSFPNMEAGSNPIDRSIAHLLFHRPSESCAIPAHD from the exons TTCGAAGACTCGCTTTGGGATGAATTTTTTCAGTTTGATCAAATGGTGCCCAATGACGAGTTGGAATGTTCcaatgatcatttcccatggcATGACAACCTGAGATATACTCTGTGTGAGGTAAATTGTAATTCAAGTCATTCCGAGAATGGATCTGTTTCTAGATGCGACGATCTGGGAAGAAAACAGGGTGGATGTTCAAGTCTGCATGATAAATGCAGTTCTATGTCAGACACAGATTCATGGTCCTGTAAACGAAGTGCCATGTTTCCTTTTTCATCTGAAAGTGACTTGATGGACGAATCATCAAGTGTAGCTTTTGATGATACCAGGTCATCATGCTGTGCTTTTAAAATCGATAGTGCAGATTCTCAGGGTGGTAACTTTCCTGAGAACGTGACCTATCTCGGTGACAGGAGAACCCCTGTGGATAACCAATCTGAAACAACTCACCAAGAAAGCAGTTTCGATTCCTTTGAGAACATAGATTCTGCTGATTTCTTCTCTGGTGTTTGTCCCGATATACAAAGCTTTGAAGATGTTGAGATGCTGTTTAG AAGTCCCGATTCAACATTTGGTGTTGGAGTCGATGAAGATGAGTTGAGTTGGTTATCACCAGATAATGATGGAGGAGGATTTAGATTCGAGTTTTCATGTCCCAAGTCAAGTATGGATGCAAATATGTCAGTAGACAGAGACTCCTTAAAGAGCTATTTGGCCGATGATCCTGTCATGTCAAGTGCACCCATTAAGTTCGAAGACAGTTCTTGTACGTTGGGAAAATCCAATTCCAATACTCCTTTTGTCATTGTACCTGCTACGGCTGATAGCAAGGATGGATTTATCCCTAGAGATGAG AGGGTAGGAATCAACGATATACTCCGTCCAAGTATTTCGACTAACAGTCATTCCAAAACCAGCAGTGGTGGAGCG ATTGATGAACCTAAAAAGCAGTACAAGCCACTGAACCAGCTGAAGGGCATTAGAAAAAAACATAATTCTGGTAAAGGTAGTTGCAGAAATCCGAGTAACCTTCCAATCAAATTCATTCAAGTCCATTCTGCGGCCACTTCTTATGAGGGTCCATCCGCACACTTGCAACCGCAACAGAACCAAGCTCTGGGTTTACTGAATCGAATCTCTGGTGCGCCATtagagaaaaataatttaccaGATCAGACTTCAGCAAATCAATCACCCTCTGCTGTCAAAT CAGGGATTGAAAACATAGAAAAGCAACATAACAATCAAGGTAATCAATCTTCTGTGAACAAGAGTCTTAAAGATGCAAATACAATGGGGCAGACCTATGAAAGTGGTTCTCCATCAGTAGAGAAGCAAGTTCATCTTTGTGGAGACAAAATTAAAGATACTATTGATGCTGATGGAGTCAGCATGGTGAATCCGTCGAAATTAGGCTCTTCAATTGTACAAGAAAGCTCGACGCGGAGTTTGGATGAAATTTCCCCAGAAGCAGCTAGTTTTTGCCAGCTTCAGCTCGTCATGGAATGG TTGGATTTCAGAACGAGGCTGAGCATAAGGGATGGTTTGTACCGTTTGGCTCAAGGTGCTGAACAGAGGCATGACCATGTAAATCTATGTTATAGTTCAGGTGTTGGAAAAACTTCCAGTGGATTACTCATCGATGAAGAAACAAATAA GTGCACCAGTTTCCCAAATATGGAAGCAGGTTCAAATCCTATTGATCGTTCCATAGCACACTTGTTGTTTCACCGTCCATCAGAGTCGTGCGCAATACCTGCTCATGACTAA